In Solea senegalensis isolate Sse05_10M linkage group LG18, IFAPA_SoseM_1, whole genome shotgun sequence, a single window of DNA contains:
- the LOC122759416 gene encoding galanin receptor 2a: MNVSSVSSVSSVSSESLLFISLSFSVIFVVGTAGNALVLAVLLRDGQMKKKSTNLFILNLALSDLSFILCCVPFQATVYTLDHWMFGAALCKLVHFIIFLTMFSSVFTLTAVSLDRYLAICYPLRSREMRTPRNAVTSIGLIWALSLVFSGPYISYYAQMDLGGNVVCIPAWTSRPRVLVDVCTFVFGYLVPVLVLGLTYARTIRYLWTSVDAVKDVSESRRAKRKVTKMILIVTALFCVCWLPHHLVILCMWTGRFPLNHATYVLRVLSHLVAYANSCLNPVVYALVSKHFRKGFRKVFSCRPRRRRRRREEVNKVHVVSSVETSN, encoded by the exons ATGAACGTGTCCTCCGTGTCCTCCGTGTCCTCCGTGTCCTCCGAGTCGCTCCTCTTCATCTCCCTCAGCTTCTCCGTCATCTTCGTGGTCGGAACCGCGGGGAACGCGCTGGTTCTGGCGGTTCTGCTGCGGGACggacagatgaagaagaagagcacgAACCTGTTCATCCTGAACCTCGCGCTCTCGGACCTGAGCTTCATCCTGTGCTGCGTCCCCTTCCAGGCCACCGTCTACACTCTGGACCACTGGATGTTCGGGGCCGCGCTCTGTAAGCTCGTGCacttcatcatcttcctcaccATGTTCTCCAGCGTCTTCACCCTCACTGCTGTGTCCCTGGACAG GTATTTAGCCATTTGTTACCCGCTCCGCTCCAGAGAGATGAGGACGCCGAGGAACGCCGTCACCTCCATCGGCCTGATCTGGGCCTTGTCCCTGGTCTTCTCCGGTCCGTACATCAGCTACTACGCTCAGATGGACCTGGGCGGTAACGTGGTGTGTATTCCCGCCTGGACGTCCAGACCCCGGGTCCTCGTGGACGTGTGCACCTTCGTCTTCGGCTACCTCGTCCCCGTGCTGGTGCTCGGCCTCACCTACGCCCGCACCATCCGGTACCTGTGGACGAGCGTGGACGCGGTGAAGGACGTGTCCGAGTCTCGGCGCGCCAAGCGCAAGGTCACCAAGATGATCCTGATCGTCACCGCCCTCTTCTGCGTCTGCTGGCTCCCCCATCACCTCGTCATCCTCTGCATGTGGACGGGACGCTTCCCTCTCAACCACGCCACCTACGTCCTCCGCGTCCTCTCGCACCTGGTGGCGTACGCCAACTCCTGCCTCAACCCCGTCGTCTACGCCCTCGTCTCCAAACACTTCCGCAAAGGCTTCAGGAAGGTGTTCAGCTGCCGgcccaggaggaggaggaggaggcgggagGAGGTCAACAAGGTGCACGTGGTCAGCAGCGTGGAGACGTCCAACTGA